TCTGGATATAGGATTtattgatgaggaaagaggatgtATGGGTATATGGGACAGGGATTGAGATTTAGCGTAAGACCAGCAGATAAATGAAATTAAGCAGCGACAATCCAGAAATGCACAAACAAGACATCCGCGCCCAGAAAACAGGGACGCAACTGGATTACGTAAATTTGTATTTACATTGGCTTGAGAAACGAGGAGCCGACTAAGTCCAACCGGCCAAATTCGCTAAATCGTCTGGGCCCCGACTTGGCCTTATGCACAGTGCCGGCAGCGATGCATGAAAGTTGTCATGCTTGAAACCCTGCAGACGCGTATGGTGTAATCGGGAGAAAAGGCTGAAACAGTGCTGACATCGTTCAGCGAGATCAGTTTTATAAATGCACCTATAGTGTAGATACAAACTACGCTGCAGAGTCGATTGTTCATAAAGAAGTCGTTTCTGTCCTGCTCCCTACGGCTCTAATGCAATTACATTCCCACTTGTCCAAGATGGCTGCAACTCCGAGATTACACTCAATAGCAAGAGGCCAAACAAGTTGCTGTCACTGCCTCGTGTATCATTCACTATTTGGCTAGCTGCAAGTACGTCGAGAAGAGTATAGCCATTTCCCTTGGCAGCGTTCTCATCGTCCTCGGTAGCAGGCGATTTCGTACTTTTGCGGCTTTTCCTGGATACACTCTTGTGTTGAGGTGCGGCTTTAAATTGTCGATTTTGCGATTTGCCTCCTGATTGAGGAGAAGCTTTGGGTCGGGGCGTGGCtttgattgatgatttgTCCTTCGCTGATTGAGCTTTACCTTTGGGTTGCGCTTTGGCTTTACGTCGAGGTTTGGTCTTGGGTTGAGATTCGGGTGCAGTTGAAGATCCAAGTGCTGACTCGTGCTTGTCCTCCGTCGCACATTCCATCACACGCTCAAATACCAATTCCGGTGCAGCTTCAGGTTCAGGTTCAGGTTCGGTCTGGCCTCTGCCGAGGGTAGGTGAACCAGAGAGAGATTTTGGAGTAGGGTAAAGCGAcaaagggaagatgaaccGGTCGCTATTAGGCGTCTTGGGTGACTGAAAGGCGAAAGTGCACGTcatgggagaagatggtacgggtgaaagaggattggGTTTTGCAGCATTGGCATTACTACAAAGACCAACAAGTCCAAGTTGGCTGTGTTGTTTTTCAAAATGATTTGATTGACCTACCTTTTGGAGCGCGTATTGTTCATTCTGAAGTGTCGAGATACGCAACGAATTGCGGAAATGGAGACCGGAAAGTACAGCCAAAGGTAATAAAAGTAATTAGAGGCAAAAAAGGACTCGAATGAAGGCGCTTCACGGTCACCCACTGAGTATCCCCTATTTTATATGCTCTGGACATATGTATAACCGCCTGAACCGCTAAGACGAGCGGTTATATGGAGCACGAATGTCATTTAAGtacaaggaaaagatggtaCCAGAAAAAGGTCGATATCCGCCATCTGTACTTTGGTGCATCCGCTGTGGAGGTCTCGCACCCCAAAGGAGGTGTGCAATCAATCATTTGAGGTCCTGTTTGTGAGTTTTGCTCGACATATTGGCCTTTCATATGTTTGCCGTCATCACTTACATACTCGGCTTATATAGGGGCCTGCCGATGCCAATAACAGAGTACTCGGTTATTTGTCGTGTGTTGAGAGATACGATGGATACGAAGTTGAAAGGGGATATGAACGAGCACACGCACAAACTCAAACGCGTACAATGAGCTCTCGCAAACTGAATCAATCTTACGTACGTACGTAACTGCCCTCAATCACGAAACGCCTCTATtggttcttcttcggaGCCGTTATTTCTGCTATGAACGTCTTCCCAAATCACTTAACATCCTTGTGTGCAATAATCAACTGAGTTGTTACATCTATGagctctttcttcataTAACTTCATACATTGAGTCCGTCCGTCAGCAAAAGTCTTCGATCTTCCAATCACTCTCGCCTACAATAGCCCTAAAAAATAGGggcagatgaggaggggggaAGCTGATAGCTCACTTGCGCGAGGAGCACTGATTCAAGATCTGATCATCCATGTTACATGATATTGCAAGATAGAAGGGAATCATGGTTCTCACATGGCGAAATTTTCATGCTTCTAAGCACTCTCTTGGTCTAGCTAAAATGTCTATACCGTTAACGCTTCAATGCGCAATAATATGAGGCCCAAAACGTAGTTAATATGCACGTATATAACGGATAATACATAGCCCTAATCTTGGCCTAATCTGATCCTGCCCTTCTGCTGTCTAACGTCTCCATTTCTTTGCATGcacccatcatcaccacccGCCTCTATTGTCccaacatcctcaatcGATCAGGATGTATACCCGCCCCAGCCCCTTGAGGAACCTCTTGTGCCGGTGTAAATGTTCCTTGCTGTCCCTGCTGCGGCATCCCCATCGGTGATCCTTGTGCTTGAGCGGGAGCAGGAggcatccccatccccatcgGCGGTCTGAACGGCGGCATACCGGGGTTTGGTGAAGCTGTGTTAGGTGGGAATGGGGGTGTACTGCCCATACCGGCACCGGTGGAAGCGTTGGGAGGGAGAAAAGGTGGCATGGTAGGGGGAGGAGCACCGGGTGCCGAGGATGGAGGGAATGGAGGGCGGAAGGGCGGTGCACCAGCTGCAggggggaaagaggggaatGATccgggaggaggggggCCGGGGTATCCTAAAACATTGCGATATGGTTAGCCTTAACTGTGTGCGCATCctgaagagggaggattGTAGAAAACGTACCAGGCTGAGTAGCCAAGGGGTTCATGAATCCTGCACCTAATCGCATACTCGgcgccatcatcatctgattTCTACCCCCGCTTTCGTGCTGCTGGATAATCTGGTCAATCAGACTTTGCGCCTGGTTCCCACCCAGGCCGGCAAAGTAGTCTCGGACGTTGGCGACGTGATTACGACCCGAATTGTGCGCTTTGCGGGCGTTCATAGAGTCGTGCGTGAGGTAGCTACGGCGATTATTAGCATGAAATCGAGAccagaaaaaggagaacaCACATATCGCAATAGTCGCAATAATATTTTCCCATCTTGAGCGATGTTTTTCGGCTAATGGGTGTGGTTATAACGAGTACTGACGATATCACGATAATGGCATGGACTggcagagatgaagaatgaaagcGCGCCTATACAATTTCAGGCACGGAAAATCTCGGTCATGCCTAAGGGCTGTATATGACGGACGCCTATTaaacctccaccttgacgttgttgttgttgcttaAGCAAAACTCATCGATGCATGATCTTCAAGACCATCTCAAACTTACCGTCCACCACCTCATCAGCAAGAAGCTTATATGGTAAGAGCACCTCAAAGACCCTGTCCCGACTGGGACTGGGTCGGTACAGAGGTACAAACGCCAGACAAAATCACTCTCGAACATCGACGGCGTGCAGCTGGGCTTGTTGGAGGGGTGGCTTGTCCTCGTGACCTCACAGAGCATGAAGAAAAGTCTGTCAGTGGCAATGGAGAGACGAAAGtgaatggaaaaggaaattggaagaagagggaatCAGGATGTAGAGCGAAAAGCTGTAAATCGAATTACATGTGTTACAACAATCTCGGAACTGAAAAGGTAAGCCAAGGCTTTTAAATACAGTGAGCTGACAGTGTAGCTTCTGGAACCCGACGCAAAATCGGAATTCGTCATTTCGAACCTGGGAGAAGTCCCAGAAGAGCGTAATGGACCTGCTGGTCTAAAAAACCTAGGGGCAACGTGCTATGTAAAGTTTtgctttcctcctcatacCGGTCTCATGGCTGATAAGTTTTGAAGGCAAACGCCTTCTTGCAATTGTGGTTCCACAACATACCTTTTCGTAATGCAGTCTATGCTTGCGTGACCACAGAGGTTAGCTTTTTGCGTCAATTATCAGGAAAATCGCTGAAAATATTATCATATGAGAACAGACCACACCACTCTACCAATTGGCTCTTATCTTCGCCAAGCTTGAATATAGCGGAAAGAGTGTAATAGATCCCATGGGACTGGTAGATGCTCTGCGACTGAATGCGGGTGATCAGCAAGATGCAGCAGAGTAAATTCTCATTTCAAGTCCTAGACGGGTCGTAGGCTGACAACATGATAGGTTCTCAAAACTGTTCATGTCATTGATCGCATCGGAATTCTCGAAACATCCCGACCCGAAACTCAAGACAGTAGTAAAAGATCAGTTTGAAGGGACAATGCAATATGTCACACAATGTGAATGCGGTTATGAGAGCATTTCTGAGAGTGAGCCCTTTTTATTCGCGAAACGCTAGACCTTCCCTCCTAATTTTTGAAAAGCCACCTTTCTCGAGCTTGAACTCTCTCTGGAAGACAATACAACCCTTCAGTCCCGGCTAGACGAATTCACGCGTCCCGAAATCCTCGATGGGGATAACAAGTACTCCTGTCCCTCCTGCCTCTCTAAACGCCGTGCAACCCGTCGTCAGCTGCCTGtcacccttcctcccgTTATCcacttctctcttctaAGGTTTGTGTTTGACCTCAAAAGCATGTCGAGAAAAAAGAGTAAAGCGTCGATAAAGTATCCGAAGGAGGCGGTGTTTGGGAATTCGGTATATGAGTTAAGGGGGGTTATATCTCATCAGGGGACAAGCGTGAGTTTGGGCTGTATGAAATAGTGTTTTTGAGACTGATTACAGACCCTAGGCATATCACGGCCATTTCATTTGCGAAACCTACGATGAAATCGATGATATATGGCATATCTGTAACGACGAGCTGGTTCAGCCTAAACCTGGCCGACCCCACAAGAGAACCAAGCTTGACAAACCTGGCGCTGACAAGGACAGGCTAGAATCGTCCAAAGACGCATATATGCTCGTTTACAAGCGGCGAGACGGCCATGTGCCTCCCCAATCTCCACCAGCGATTGTCATGGAAAAGGTTAAGGAGGAGAATAGAGGATTGAGGGAAGAGCTGAATAAGGGGGCGGtgagaaaagaggtttTGGAAGGTGAATGGGAGCATTTAAAAGGGGCAAAGATGGATGTTATCAGGGCTCTTCCTGGGGCacgttttctttttctctttacTACCGCTGATACGAGTGTGGCTAACTTTTCTTTGACAGACAGAGTACATCGTTCCTCGTGATGCTCTCGCCGCATGGATCCaatctccctccttcccagaTCTCAACACCGCATTCGACTACTCGTCCATTCTCTGTGCTCATTCACAAGTGGATCCATTTAAATCTTCCGACACACGTACGATATCCGCCGTAGCTCATGACAAGCTTTCATCATATATTACTCTTCCCGAAACTGACGTCTGCCCAGTATGTGTTGAGGAAGGTTTTGCAGCCAGGCTGAGTATGGCGGAGCAGCAATCTGCGCTTGAGACGTTCGACGAACTGAACGCCGTAGCCgaagtggaggaagcgGGCGAAGAGGAACGGTGGTGTCTACCCAAAACATGGCTCGCCCATTGGCGATCCGGTAAACTCACTCCCCAAACCTTGCCTACGCACCCTTCCTACACCCTCTTCTGTCCTCATGACGCGCCTTTAccctcaccttccatcccgCCCTTCGCTCTCATAACTTCCTCtgctctctccctcctccgtTCCATATTTGgcccctttccttccttccaatcGGGGACACCCCCCTGCCCCAAGTGTTCCATCGACGCGAATCAAGATGCAGAATCGTTAATACAATGGAAAACGGATGTGAAACTCGATAAATCTATCAAACGGCACCTTGACCCGCGGCCGCCTGCTTTTGGGCTGGATTATTATGTACTTCCAAAAGAGTTTATTGAGAAATGGGAGACGTATATGAAGACCCCAGGGGGGCAGAAGCCAGAGTTGGATATGGGTTTGGGACGAGGGGAATGTGAGCATGGATTGTTGGATTGGGATCCGCAGATGGAGAAGCCGAGAGTCATTAGTGAGATCGGATGGAGGATGCTATGTCAAAAGTAAGTAACTAGCAGGAGGCCTGACtattctcttttttcccctcAAAGAAATAGAAAGGCTGATAATTGATTGGAGATATGGCGAGAAAGAGCCAATCAAAGTGCAATTTGGTGCTAATCCTccagaaggaaagagagtgaaCATTACTTCTTTCACTCCTGGTGTCTGCGACCCATGTCGGATCGCCAGGTGAGTTCGGCTGTACAGTCTTGAAAAGTGCTAGGCAGGAAAATTGACCGTGGATGGGTGCAAGATTATCATCGTACGACGAGCTCGTGATACCCATCGTCTTTGCCTCTGAGCCcccctcgtcttcctccgcATCTTATAATACTCCCACCTCTACAGACAGTGCCATTGGACCAAAGGTAGGATCAGGGTCAAATCGTAACACGTCAAGAGCCCTACGGTCACGGCTTAAAACTCTATACATCCAGGCTGCCAGGCAAAGCACGATCAAGGATCTTAAAGTGtccattctctcccaaACAGGAATCACCCCGCTACTCCAGAAGATTTATTACAAACCTCGAACACAATCCCAAGAGCAAGGGCAATATtcgggagaagagaaagaagacacAGAGCTGGATAATGATCTGAGGATCAGCGAGTTCGGGTATTtgaaaggagaggagtTGATATTGGTGGAAgtaaaagaagaaggagatttggatgatgatgatgttgtaAATGGAGGTAGTGGAAGGAAGTGGGGGAATGGGAGAAATGAAGGATTCGGAGGGACGGCATTGTTGGCAAGGATTGCATGCCCGGATTGTACTTATGAGAATGATGGGGCAGCCGAATGCTGTGAGATGTGCATGAGAGTGAGTGTTTCTCTCAAGGCTTGTCTTGCGTAGGAGCTGATGAATTTGACGGGATTTTTCTAGCCATTTAAAAATAACTGAACGTTCATCTGTTATGGACATGAGTTTTAGGAGTTCACAAGGACGGAGTTGTTATGTTTTACGGACCATTCTTTGTCGTTGCCCACAGGTATAGATTGCAAACCATGCCATGATTGTATAAACGAGATATGTATGACAATATTTCAGATGACAACAACACAACCTTCTGTTATCACTATGATCATCCCTCCCATAAAAACTTTCCAATCCTCACCACTAACCCTCGTCATTATCACCCATTccgtcctctcctccttctgcttcttccgaGCGcagtcttcttcgtccagGCCCCTTTTCACATCCTTTATCTTAGTGTTACGCTGCTCTCTCATAGGTAGCCTAGGCTGGTGTTTCCTGGTTCGTTCTCACAGGTGCCGGATCTTTAGAATGAAGTCTTTCAGAAGCATCTAGAGCCTCTTTTCTATGGCTGAAATTA
This Cryptococcus tetragattii IND107 chromosome 8, whole genome shotgun sequence DNA region includes the following protein-coding sequences:
- a CDS encoding U1 small nuclear ribonucleoprotein C translates to MGKYYCDYCDIYLTHDSMNARKAHNSGRNHVANVRDYFAGLGGNQAQSLIDQIIQQHESGGRNQMMMAPSMRLGAGFMNPLATQPGYPGPPPPGSFPSFPPAAGAPPFRPPFPPSSAPGAPPPTMPPFLPPNASTGAGMGSTPPFPPNTASPNPGMPPFRPPMGMGMPPAPAQAQGSPMGMPQQGQQGTFTPAQEVPQGAGAGIHPDRLRMLGQ